One window of the Camelina sativa cultivar DH55 chromosome 1, Cs, whole genome shotgun sequence genome contains the following:
- the LOC104775808 gene encoding ras-related protein RABD1 — MSNEYDYLFKLLLIGDSSVGKSCLLLRFADDAYIDSYISTIGVDFKIRTIEQDGKTIKLQIWDTAGQERFRTITSSYYRGAHGIIIVYDCTEMESFNNVKQWLSEIDRYANESVCKLLIGNKNDMVESKVVSTETGKALADELGIPFLETSAKESNNVEQAFLTIAGEIKKKMGSQTNANKTSGPGTVQMKGQPIQQNSGGGCCSQ; from the exons ATGAGCAACGAGTA CGATTACCTGTTCAAGCTTTTGTTGATCGGTGACTCTTCTGTTGGAaaatcttgtcttcttcttcgattcgcT gATGATGCTTACATTGACAGCTACATAAGTACCATTGGTGTTGACTTC AAAATTAGGACGATTGAGCAAGATGGGAAGACCATTAAGCTGCaaatt TGGGATACTGCTGGACAAGAGCGTTTCAGGACCATCACTAGCTCCTACTACAGAGGAGCTCATGGCATCATT ATTGTGTATGACTGTACTGAGATGGAAAGCTTCAACAATGTGAAGCAGTGGTTGAGTGAGATCGATAGATATGCCAATGAGAGTGTATGCAAGCTTTTAATCGGTAACAAGAATGATATGGTTGAAAGCAAAGTTGTTTCCACCGAAACTGGAAAG GCGTTAGCAGATGAGCTCGGAATTCCCTTTCTTGAGACCAGTGCTAAGGAATCTAACAACGTCGAACAAGCATTCTTAACTATTGCTGGCgagatcaagaagaa AATGGGAAGCCAAACGAATGCGAACAAGACATCTGGTCCTGGAACAGTCCAAATGAAAGGTCAGCCAATCCAACAGAACAGTGGCGGCGGTTGCTG